From Marinobacter alexandrii, one genomic window encodes:
- a CDS encoding family 43 glycosylhydrolase produces MRLNFAVIFLYVIINSAISQVAQISNVTPRSDDSGKIVDAHDGRVIKFGEKFYWYGTQYSNTNGFTIANKYVAYSSTDMMNWKLEGDLLKDAPEGIHYRPHVIYNKQTKQYVLWYNWYPKLWDGQFGVAVSKTPEGPFKIVNPDTKVSKSEIGVGDLGLFVDEDNIAYISYNSIQNHQLVVERLNSSYTKSTMETSNIIAEHVEAGSMFKREGLYYLLTDYTCCFCNYGSGARVYTAKDPLGPYKFSSNINRFPGKYAPELTDGMKNINLTYRLKKENGLIIENISNAPISTVQIQVFTGNRNGLCGAVDSAWVHPPITIPEFSFSANGIEVNPTNRVIKKIGLRNILTFEFDSFNALNLELKVSSYSYDQLSLLEVEINKGQSKIMVFESGEGIGKQPIIPAQQSYVMELPTKNGIQYIWMGDLWGSANDNIKGHDFQYWSAPLQFNEDGSIQRMQWVDEWEVELK; encoded by the coding sequence ATGAGATTGAATTTTGCGGTAATCTTTCTTTATGTGATTATCAACTCTGCAATATCACAAGTTGCCCAAATTAGCAATGTAACACCGAGAAGTGATGACTCTGGAAAAATAGTAGACGCCCATGATGGAAGAGTCATAAAGTTTGGTGAAAAGTTCTATTGGTACGGCACTCAATACAGTAATACTAATGGTTTTACAATAGCGAATAAGTATGTGGCCTACAGTTCTACAGATATGATGAACTGGAAACTGGAAGGTGACTTACTCAAAGACGCTCCTGAAGGAATTCACTACCGTCCTCATGTTATTTACAACAAGCAAACCAAGCAGTATGTACTATGGTATAACTGGTATCCAAAACTTTGGGACGGGCAGTTTGGTGTTGCAGTAAGTAAAACACCTGAAGGACCTTTTAAGATCGTAAATCCTGATACAAAAGTATCTAAGTCAGAAATTGGAGTGGGTGACTTGGGCCTTTTTGTAGATGAAGATAATATAGCATATATCTCATACAACAGTATTCAAAATCATCAATTGGTAGTAGAACGATTAAATTCAAGCTATACTAAATCTACTATGGAGACCAGCAACATTATTGCTGAGCACGTGGAGGCGGGATCTATGTTTAAGCGCGAGGGGTTGTATTATCTACTGACTGATTATACCTGTTGCTTTTGTAATTACGGCTCTGGTGCCAGAGTGTACACAGCGAAAGATCCACTTGGCCCCTATAAGTTTTCTAGCAATATCAACCGGTTCCCTGGAAAGTATGCGCCAGAGCTTACCGACGGTATGAAAAACATCAATCTTACTTATCGGCTTAAGAAAGAAAACGGTCTGATAATAGAAAATATCAGTAATGCTCCAATTTCAACCGTACAAATTCAAGTATTTACTGGCAATCGTAATGGACTTTGTGGTGCAGTAGATTCAGCATGGGTACATCCCCCTATCACCATACCGGAATTCTCCTTTTCTGCAAATGGTATTGAAGTTAACCCTACTAACAGAGTAATCAAGAAAATTGGTCTGAGAAACATTTTGACCTTCGAATTCGATTCGTTCAATGCACTTAACCTTGAGTTGAAAGTATCAAGCTATTCTTATGATCAACTATCATTACTTGAAGTAGAAATAAACAAAGGCCAGAGTAAAATCATGGTATTTGAATCTGGCGAAGGTATTGGCAAACAACCGATCATCCCGGCACAACAATCGTATGTGATGGAACTGCCAACAAAGAATGGAATTCAATATATCTGGATGGGTGATCTCTGGGGTTCAGCAAATGACAACATCAAAGGTCATGATTTTCAGTATTGGAGCGCTCCACTTCAATTTAATGAAGATGGTTCCATTCAACGGATGCAATGGGTAGATGAGTGGGAAGTAGAACTAAAGTAA
- a CDS encoding RagB/SusD family nutrient uptake outer membrane protein — protein sequence MKIKILTITIISCLALSSCDDFLDVAPENSFSVDNFFKNENEVTRSVNAAYVKNRAIHQNLQWRFGENRSDNSSFQYNPDDRGGFLNEQLDEFLMNADNPSIANYWSEAFDGVTRCTFVLENIDDVIFSDFALKNQRKGEVYFLRTWYYFNLVRLYGDIPLPLSTVSNVDGALTSEFTQRVDREVIYDTLFSNIDSAIEFLPDEWDSENTGRATRGAALMLKAKMHMARQEYPEAVSALEELQTIGYSLVANYVDVFDPNNKNHSESIFDIQYDFNLGQGSNFVTSFIPYNSGGDLLAFGQLAQSRAGQNQPTQSLIDLYEDGDDRLEHNIGYYVDENDSIPWMKKYAFEFLDLGITNVNWPMFRYADALLMLAESRVRSSQAVDQTAIGTINIIRLRSGVGPVNPSSVEDLLQIIADERRRELAFENHRWFDLVRTGQAEAVMMAHGDVQKTEKGILGEGGIIAPEAYTNIRTTLAIPTNQRLQFGYTQNEEWE from the coding sequence ATGAAAATTAAAATTTTAACCATAACAATCATTAGTTGCTTAGCATTGAGTAGCTGTGATGACTTTCTGGATGTAGCTCCGGAAAACTCTTTCTCTGTAGACAACTTCTTTAAAAATGAAAACGAAGTAACAAGATCGGTCAATGCAGCCTATGTAAAGAATAGAGCCATACATCAAAATTTGCAGTGGAGGTTTGGTGAAAACAGATCCGACAACAGTAGTTTTCAATATAATCCAGATGATCGGGGAGGCTTTCTAAATGAACAACTAGATGAGTTTTTAATGAATGCCGATAATCCAAGTATTGCAAATTATTGGAGCGAGGCATTCGATGGAGTAACCAGGTGCACATTTGTTCTTGAAAATATTGATGATGTAATATTCTCTGATTTTGCATTGAAGAATCAGAGAAAAGGAGAAGTTTATTTCCTAAGGACTTGGTATTATTTTAATCTGGTTAGACTATATGGTGATATTCCATTACCTCTATCAACGGTATCCAATGTAGACGGTGCACTTACTTCGGAATTTACACAGCGTGTAGATAGGGAAGTAATTTACGATACGCTCTTTTCAAATATTGATAGTGCTATTGAGTTTTTGCCAGACGAATGGGATTCCGAAAATACTGGAAGAGCTACCCGTGGAGCTGCTCTGATGCTAAAAGCTAAAATGCATATGGCAAGACAGGAATATCCAGAAGCGGTTAGTGCTTTAGAGGAGTTACAAACAATAGGGTACTCATTAGTGGCAAACTATGTTGATGTTTTTGATCCAAATAATAAGAATCATTCGGAATCTATATTCGATATTCAATATGATTTTAATCTAGGACAAGGGTCAAACTTTGTAACCTCATTCATCCCATACAATAGTGGGGGAGATTTATTAGCATTTGGTCAATTGGCACAATCTAGAGCTGGGCAAAACCAACCTACACAAAGCCTTATTGATTTGTATGAAGATGGCGATGATCGTCTGGAACATAACATAGGTTATTATGTGGATGAAAATGACAGCATACCATGGATGAAAAAATATGCTTTCGAGTTCCTTGACCTTGGAATTACCAATGTAAACTGGCCAATGTTCAGATATGCTGACGCACTGCTCATGTTAGCAGAGAGTCGTGTAAGATCTTCTCAGGCTGTAGATCAAACAGCCATTGGTACAATAAATATTATCCGATTAAGATCTGGAGTAGGTCCCGTTAACCCCTCTTCAGTAGAAGATCTGCTTCAGATTATTGCAGATGAGAGAAGAAGAGAACTGGCTTTTGAAAATCATCGCTGGTTTGATTTGGTTCGCACTGGTCAAGCTGAAGCTGTGATGATGGCGCATGGAGATGTGCAAAAGACAGAAAAGGGTATTCTAGGAGAAGGTGGAATAATAGCACCTGAAGCGTACACGAATATTCGAACCACTCTGGCCATACCTACCAATCAACGCCTTCAGTTTGGATACACACAAAATGAAGAATGGGAGTAA
- a CDS encoding FlgD immunoglobulin-like domain containing protein yields MKKNYIILFFLTMTVCTLSAQVIVSEDFDYTLGSNLGGANSGVGWGGAWEALATERTIIDDTLRNYRTGKASGTYIDLSVTSANENLRYQRALSTPITDDGNEYWLAFTMDVETTGGNVANLILQDDTDGFKFIIGRVGSGALAVGAPGSFQNVNGVSPNQLNWLVAKITFTGDAVEDTVRLFVNPDPLVEPTDDMAGATYAGGIMNSGTINSVLIRAENATSITASFDDIYLGNSYADIVPTSAKDIPLYAPVKETFDYAAASNISGQGTASDGWGGSWELTTGANQVIVEDSVSIQSLLRSTRGNALLFDNALGETRLTRSLSQTYEDNGLTYWFSYFGDFEGADASDLMLPMLINNGTETMGAGGPGGQFAASGKWDGAFQFGVGKFSGGFAKDVTTLIEDGAHWLVMSVETTGNADADTLRLFLDPDPGSEPLIGEEVAKFWSTRLNDGWQAIGIKNSAGSLKTTIDDIYLGIEYADVVPEDLAIIDVAPTVAFEKFEYTVGGGLSGNGGTENGWAGPWELIDEPEHTIIGNGILNNDLLTLTTGNALLMDATVGESRYARPLANSYEDNGRTYWMSFFGDFEGAEGADLINVMLIDNASEEMGASGPNGQFVAVGKWDAAFQFGLGKFSGGFNKSPDNITVASDTSLWFVVSVETNGTSDGDTVRLYLNPDPGVEPVKGEEDVKYTVSTLNGGWRGIGIKNGSGLVKASIDDIYLGNSFSDVIPGDLISVVIPEPAFESFDYAAGTISGAGGSENGWGGPWQILSGPEPNIVEDSITNIDVFRQTLPNALNIDATAGATRMFRPLESTYGDNGLTYWLSFFAEFNNTTDNGVTTVMLVNNDTESLEASGGNGQFVAIGKWTSAGSLAIGSFGPFGQSVATDVAEGTHWLVARIETNATTDRDTVRLFLNPDPNVEPTVGQEILKFAASELNGGWQAIGIKNDAGVSNSLIDDIYLGTSYTDIVPGDLVNIESLFTAGSTYEGFDYTATAQLENFGDRSDGWADGWQRTNGDSILLEANSITSDFTNPTGNKALINYTIDTVQYDRELSGRFEDDGSTVWMSFLIDFQNATSINTEAKVVLMDGTEEKIGFGRTAGFNRIGLIWDPEIFEFITESDAEGTNWIVVRIDFSGDDNPEDFHMWIDPIPEIQPATNQADLIVNADSENRLAMNSGFDGVRITASGGPSITFAIDELRLGYNYADVTSIQEEIPEELIAREQFRYPSGESLLGLGSSGDQWAGPWEFGAGGGGPASIDAGNLSLSGLSGKDNSTTLLAGTGVGPGIFSRRLATPITDDGNTYWFSFIGRANQNVGQGGFGDASGDNLVLFGKRNPDVEASIHDIGGDGDFVKTAVNASQVNWYVAKVIFSGDAEADSVLLWMNPDPEVIPDPNFPDAVLEVNSLNDGIASVYFRTAGGVTELSIDEIHLGTTFESIVPLGDVGGEGPLGLDDVTDFINYPNPFVDLTTFHFLLEQREQVQLSILDLNGKEVLRILDGQQAKGEHKITWDGTGKDGNKLSTGMYLYRFAQGGKFKIGRLILLDK; encoded by the coding sequence ATGAAAAAAAATTATATAATACTATTCTTCCTGACGATGACTGTATGCACACTAAGTGCACAAGTCATCGTGTCAGAAGACTTTGATTATACGCTTGGTTCTAACTTAGGTGGAGCAAATAGTGGAGTAGGATGGGGAGGCGCTTGGGAGGCTTTAGCCACCGAGAGAACAATTATTGATGATACCCTCAGAAATTATCGAACGGGAAAAGCAAGTGGTACCTATATAGACCTTTCTGTCACGAGTGCCAATGAAAACCTCCGCTATCAGAGGGCTTTATCTACACCAATTACGGATGATGGAAATGAGTATTGGCTAGCCTTTACCATGGATGTTGAAACGACTGGTGGAAATGTAGCCAACCTTATTCTTCAAGATGATACCGATGGTTTTAAATTTATCATCGGTAGAGTTGGATCAGGGGCTCTTGCAGTAGGAGCACCCGGTAGTTTTCAAAATGTGAATGGGGTTTCTCCTAATCAATTGAATTGGTTGGTGGCCAAGATCACCTTTACAGGAGATGCGGTAGAAGATACTGTTCGGTTGTTTGTAAATCCGGATCCTTTGGTTGAGCCTACGGACGATATGGCAGGCGCAACTTATGCAGGAGGTATTATGAATTCTGGCACCATCAATTCTGTCCTCATTAGAGCAGAGAATGCAACATCCATTACTGCCAGTTTTGATGACATATATTTAGGCAACTCTTATGCAGATATTGTTCCGACTTCTGCTAAAGACATACCGCTATACGCTCCAGTAAAAGAAACCTTCGACTATGCCGCAGCTTCTAATATTTCAGGGCAAGGAACTGCTTCGGATGGTTGGGGAGGATCTTGGGAGCTTACTACGGGTGCTAATCAGGTAATTGTGGAAGACTCAGTTTCAATCCAAAGTTTATTAAGGTCAACCAGAGGTAATGCTTTGTTATTTGATAATGCGCTAGGAGAAACAAGACTGACTCGATCTCTCAGCCAAACATATGAGGACAATGGACTTACCTATTGGTTTAGCTACTTTGGTGATTTTGAAGGGGCTGATGCTTCGGATCTAATGCTACCAATGCTTATAAACAATGGCACAGAAACTATGGGAGCTGGTGGACCTGGTGGTCAATTTGCTGCAAGTGGTAAGTGGGATGGAGCATTTCAATTCGGAGTTGGAAAGTTCTCAGGTGGCTTTGCGAAAGATGTAACAACACTCATAGAAGATGGTGCTCATTGGTTAGTCATGTCAGTTGAAACAACTGGCAATGCAGACGCAGACACGTTGAGGTTATTTTTAGATCCAGATCCTGGATCAGAGCCTCTAATCGGTGAAGAAGTTGCAAAATTTTGGTCTACCAGACTCAATGATGGATGGCAAGCTATAGGTATAAAAAATAGTGCTGGAAGCTTGAAAACTACAATAGATGATATCTATTTAGGTATTGAGTATGCTGATGTAGTTCCTGAAGACCTTGCAATCATAGATGTTGCTCCGACAGTCGCATTCGAAAAATTCGAATATACAGTTGGTGGTGGTTTGTCAGGAAATGGAGGAACAGAAAATGGATGGGCAGGTCCATGGGAACTCATCGATGAACCCGAGCACACCATTATTGGTAATGGCATCCTTAACAATGATCTGTTAACGCTTACTACAGGAAACGCACTTCTTATGGACGCAACGGTAGGTGAATCCAGATATGCCAGGCCTTTGGCTAATAGTTATGAAGATAATGGACGTACCTATTGGATGAGTTTTTTCGGTGACTTTGAAGGAGCTGAAGGAGCTGATTTGATCAATGTAATGTTGATTGATAATGCTTCCGAAGAGATGGGAGCCTCTGGACCTAATGGTCAATTTGTGGCTGTAGGTAAGTGGGATGCTGCATTTCAGTTTGGATTAGGAAAATTTTCTGGAGGATTTAATAAATCTCCGGATAATATCACTGTAGCAAGTGATACATCTCTCTGGTTTGTAGTATCCGTAGAGACAAATGGCACATCTGATGGAGATACAGTAAGACTCTATCTTAATCCAGATCCCGGAGTAGAACCTGTTAAAGGTGAAGAAGATGTTAAATATACAGTTAGCACACTGAATGGAGGTTGGAGAGGTATCGGTATTAAAAATGGCTCTGGCTTGGTAAAGGCTAGTATCGATGATATTTACTTAGGAAATAGTTTCAGTGATGTTATTCCCGGAGACTTAATAAGTGTCGTAATACCTGAACCAGCTTTTGAAAGTTTCGATTACGCTGCAGGAACAATATCTGGAGCAGGTGGTTCAGAAAATGGATGGGGAGGTCCTTGGCAAATACTTAGTGGACCGGAACCAAATATTGTAGAAGATTCAATAACCAATATTGATGTTTTCAGGCAGACTTTGCCAAATGCATTAAATATTGATGCTACAGCAGGAGCAACAAGAATGTTCCGTCCCTTGGAAAGTACATACGGAGATAATGGGTTGACCTATTGGCTAAGCTTTTTTGCGGAATTCAATAATACTACAGATAATGGAGTAACGACTGTGATGCTCGTTAATAACGATACGGAATCACTTGAAGCTTCTGGAGGCAATGGTCAGTTTGTTGCAATAGGTAAGTGGACTTCTGCAGGATCTCTTGCAATAGGTTCATTCGGCCCTTTTGGTCAATCGGTAGCAACAGACGTTGCAGAAGGGACACATTGGCTAGTGGCTAGGATAGAGACCAATGCCACTACAGATAGAGATACAGTAAGACTATTCTTAAATCCTGATCCGAATGTGGAACCTACCGTAGGACAGGAGATTTTAAAATTTGCCGCTTCAGAGTTGAATGGAGGTTGGCAAGCGATCGGTATCAAAAATGATGCAGGAGTCTCAAACTCATTAATAGATGACATCTATCTGGGCACATCTTATACAGATATTGTTCCTGGTGACTTAGTCAATATAGAATCTCTATTTACCGCAGGATCAACCTATGAGGGGTTCGATTATACTGCAACTGCACAGTTAGAAAACTTCGGAGATAGATCAGATGGTTGGGCCGACGGATGGCAGAGAACAAATGGAGATAGCATTCTCCTGGAAGCAAATAGTATTACATCTGATTTTACTAATCCGACTGGTAATAAAGCCTTGATCAACTACACGATCGATACCGTTCAATATGATCGAGAGCTGTCTGGGCGATTTGAAGATGATGGAAGTACGGTTTGGATGAGCTTTTTGATCGATTTTCAAAATGCGACAAGTATTAACACAGAAGCAAAAGTTGTGTTGATGGACGGAACTGAAGAAAAAATTGGATTTGGAAGAACAGCCGGTTTCAACCGAATTGGTTTGATATGGGATCCTGAAATATTTGAATTTATTACAGAATCAGATGCTGAAGGTACGAACTGGATTGTGGTACGAATAGATTTTTCTGGGGATGATAATCCTGAGGACTTTCATATGTGGATTGATCCAATACCAGAAATTCAGCCAGCAACCAACCAGGCAGATTTGATAGTGAATGCAGATTCGGAAAATAGACTAGCTATGAACAGTGGATTTGATGGGGTAAGAATTACTGCCTCAGGTGGTCCTTCTATCACCTTTGCAATAGATGAATTAAGATTGGGATACAACTACGCAGATGTTACTTCCATCCAAGAGGAAATTCCTGAAGAACTAATTGCAAGAGAGCAATTCAGATATCCTTCGGGAGAATCGTTATTGGGGCTTGGGTCATCTGGAGACCAGTGGGCTGGCCCATGGGAATTTGGAGCTGGAGGTGGAGGTCCTGCCAGCATTGATGCAGGAAATCTTAGTCTTTCTGGTTTAAGCGGTAAAGATAATAGTACAACTCTTTTAGCTGGAACAGGCGTGGGACCAGGCATCTTCTCTAGAAGATTGGCCACTCCAATCACGGATGATGGCAATACATACTGGTTTTCGTTTATTGGAAGAGCTAACCAAAATGTAGGACAAGGAGGATTTGGAGATGCTTCCGGAGACAATCTGGTTCTTTTCGGAAAAAGAAACCCTGATGTAGAAGCTTCCATACACGATATTGGCGGTGATGGTGATTTTGTAAAGACAGCTGTAAATGCAAGTCAAGTTAACTGGTATGTCGCAAAAGTCATTTTCTCAGGTGATGCAGAGGCTGATAGCGTGCTGCTCTGGATGAATCCAGATCCTGAGGTAATACCTGATCCAAATTTTCCAGATGCAGTACTCGAGGTTAATTCACTAAATGATGGGATCGCAAGTGTATACTTTCGAACAGCAGGTGGCGTCACAGAATTATCCATAGACGAGATTCACTTAGGTACAACATTCGAAAGTATAGTACCACTTGGAGACGTTGGTGGAGAAGGACCACTGGGACTTGATGATGTCACAGATTTCATTAACTACCCCAATCCATTTGTAGACCTAACCACCTTTCATTTTCTGCTGGAACAGAGAGAGCAAGTTCAATTATCTATATTAGATCTGAATGGCAAGGAGGTGTTGAGAATACTGGATGGGCAGCAAGCCAAGGGAGAACATAAGATTACATGGGACGGTACAGGTAAAGATGGCAATAAGCTATCAACTGGAATGTACCTCTATCGATTTGCTCAAGGAGGTAAATTTAAAATAGGTCGATTGATTCTATTAGATAAATAA
- a CDS encoding TonB-dependent receptor — MKRRLFIGVFIGCLFGLHVFAVQSNIINGKVTDASTGDVLPGVTVRLLNTTQGAVTDIDGNYRIETSDTDGTLRFSYVGFETLEVLVQNRNIIDISLQEDLQALNEVVVVGYGQQRKADLIGAVTKIDSRQIEELPVASFDQALKGLSAGVQTRQSGQPGGGVTVTIRGVGSANNNNPLYVIDGFPIGNIGGGGDNFNLNWLSTSDIESISVLKDVSAKAIYGSRAANGVVIITTKGGKKGKPIVSLSSRAGFQDIPEYQKPKVMNATQLARFQRERIEDNIRAGGNEPTEEDIPEEFRNPEQYGEGTDWFDELTQNGIFQEHNLNMRGGTENVNYSFSVGHLQQEGVVINTEFERYSAQAKVQGKISDRLTYGINMAPSYTLRTGGSTDPNASSGFGVFGSVLSTYWADPSAPVRDRSGNINGAALGDLTTFWVASPVAKMKWIRDERENLSMLTGTNLQLKIIEGLTAKTSFSYNFNTRNVNTFTPSRLPGSSLQPNPEGSGLATAGYSEESRKNWVWENTINYNKKFGRHDVNVLLGYSMEKRRSEGVGINARNLIEESFQLPVSSGNVNTENVNNFTGGTGATQNRLISYLGRVNYVFDDRYYFTASGRVDGSSKFGKSERYGFFPSAAAAWRISNESFWSGLKSIFSDVKVEVAYGFSGSNSGIGNFAAQGNVGQVNYVFGSGSEIGLAPGSVVNGLPNDQVIWEETEEFDIGLDIGLLENRIYLSLDYYNMRTIDFLTNIPVPVTTGFGSIPGNAGQFSNRGIEIELNTSDLIKLGRFSYDINLNFTRNVNEVEKLANEQLLRGAAGNGSSFTITRAGLPIGNYRGLKITGLYTQEEIDDPDVLKYPGAVVGSIKYVDGDGDGQLEDEEDYLILGNPLPDFYYGMTHRFAYRNFDLTILMNGEVGSQIFDISKQSTENLDGVFNLLTEIENRFRPGDDPSTKTIPTTVSATGKWRIPNSDSVKDNDFLAVTNITLGYTFSPNDWATKVFNRLRVYSSVQNPFFIYKEFELGHPETARVGDNTLVRNVFQGSFPIARTYTLGLNVTFN, encoded by the coding sequence ATGAAAAGACGATTATTTATAGGTGTATTTATTGGTTGTCTCTTTGGATTGCATGTATTTGCAGTTCAAAGCAACATAATAAATGGTAAGGTCACCGATGCTAGCACGGGGGACGTATTGCCAGGAGTTACAGTCCGGCTATTAAATACCACACAGGGAGCGGTTACAGATATCGATGGTAATTATCGCATAGAGACTTCAGATACGGATGGTACCTTGAGGTTTTCATATGTGGGATTTGAGACACTTGAAGTTCTTGTTCAAAATAGAAACATCATTGACATTTCCCTTCAGGAAGACTTACAAGCACTCAATGAAGTTGTGGTTGTAGGATATGGTCAGCAGAGGAAGGCTGATTTAATAGGAGCTGTCACGAAAATTGACAGTAGGCAGATTGAAGAGTTACCTGTTGCGTCTTTTGACCAGGCACTTAAAGGACTTTCGGCAGGTGTACAAACCAGACAATCAGGACAACCAGGAGGGGGAGTTACTGTGACAATAAGAGGAGTAGGATCTGCAAATAATAACAATCCACTTTATGTAATTGATGGTTTTCCAATCGGAAACATTGGTGGAGGTGGAGATAACTTCAATCTTAACTGGTTATCAACCAGCGATATCGAATCGATCAGTGTATTAAAAGATGTTTCCGCAAAGGCTATTTATGGTTCTCGAGCGGCTAATGGTGTAGTCATTATTACGACAAAAGGAGGTAAAAAAGGTAAGCCTATAGTGTCTCTCAGCAGTCGAGCTGGATTTCAGGATATACCAGAATATCAGAAACCGAAGGTAATGAATGCAACGCAGTTAGCGAGGTTTCAAAGAGAACGTATAGAAGATAACATTAGAGCAGGAGGAAATGAACCTACCGAAGAAGATATTCCAGAAGAATTCAGAAATCCGGAACAATATGGCGAAGGAACCGACTGGTTTGATGAGCTAACCCAAAACGGTATCTTCCAAGAGCATAATTTAAATATGCGTGGAGGAACTGAGAATGTAAACTATAGCTTTTCTGTAGGGCACTTACAGCAAGAAGGTGTTGTCATAAATACAGAATTCGAAAGATATAGTGCACAAGCAAAGGTTCAGGGAAAAATCTCTGATCGATTGACATACGGTATCAATATGGCGCCCAGTTATACTCTGCGAACTGGTGGTAGCACCGATCCTAATGCTTCTAGTGGTTTTGGTGTATTCGGCTCAGTTTTATCTACCTATTGGGCTGATCCTTCTGCACCAGTGAGAGATAGAAGTGGAAACATTAATGGGGCAGCACTGGGAGATTTGACAACTTTTTGGGTGGCAAGCCCGGTGGCAAAAATGAAATGGATAAGAGATGAGCGAGAAAATCTCTCAATGCTTACTGGTACAAACTTGCAACTAAAGATCATAGAAGGCTTGACTGCTAAAACTTCTTTCAGTTACAATTTCAATACTCGGAACGTGAATACATTCACTCCTTCCAGATTACCGGGAAGTTCACTTCAACCGAATCCGGAAGGAAGCGGCTTAGCAACAGCAGGATATTCAGAAGAGAGTAGAAAAAATTGGGTTTGGGAAAATACAATCAACTACAATAAGAAGTTTGGACGACATGACGTCAATGTACTTCTGGGGTACTCCATGGAGAAACGAAGATCGGAAGGTGTAGGCATCAATGCCAGAAATCTTATCGAGGAGAGTTTCCAATTGCCGGTATCCTCAGGAAATGTAAATACCGAAAACGTTAACAATTTTACCGGTGGAACTGGAGCTACCCAAAACCGCTTGATTTCCTATTTAGGACGCGTTAACTATGTATTTGACGATCGGTATTACTTTACCGCATCTGGTCGTGTAGATGGATCTTCCAAGTTTGGAAAATCAGAAAGGTATGGTTTTTTCCCTTCCGCAGCAGCAGCCTGGAGAATTTCTAACGAATCCTTCTGGAGTGGATTGAAAAGTATATTCAGTGACGTGAAGGTTGAGGTAGCATATGGTTTTAGTGGTTCGAATTCAGGAATAGGAAATTTTGCAGCTCAAGGAAATGTAGGTCAGGTTAATTACGTATTTGGTAGTGGTAGTGAAATAGGACTTGCTCCGGGAAGTGTAGTTAATGGACTGCCCAATGATCAAGTAATATGGGAAGAGACTGAAGAGTTTGATATTGGGTTAGATATCGGATTATTGGAAAACAGAATTTATCTCTCGCTTGATTACTACAACATGCGAACCATCGACTTCCTGACGAACATACCTGTGCCTGTTACAACTGGCTTTGGAAGTATACCTGGAAATGCAGGTCAATTTAGTAATAGAGGAATCGAGATAGAACTAAACACCTCTGATCTGATCAAGCTGGGTAGGTTTTCATATGATATCAATTTAAACTTCACCAGAAATGTCAATGAGGTAGAAAAGTTGGCTAACGAACAGTTGCTTAGAGGAGCGGCAGGAAATGGCTCATCTTTTACGATTACTAGAGCAGGATTGCCCATAGGGAATTATCGAGGATTGAAAATCACCGGACTATATACTCAGGAAGAAATAGATGATCCAGACGTCCTAAAATATCCTGGAGCAGTAGTGGGATCAATTAAATACGTAGATGGAGATGGAGATGGTCAGCTAGAAGATGAGGAAGATTATTTGATCTTAGGTAATCCTCTTCCAGATTTTTATTACGGAATGACTCACCGTTTTGCTTATCGAAATTTTGATCTAACTATATTAATGAATGGGGAGGTAGGGAGCCAAATTTTTGATATCAGTAAGCAAAGCACGGAGAACCTTGATGGGGTTTTCAATTTGCTGACCGAAATTGAAAACAGATTTAGACCAGGCGATGATCCTTCTACCAAGACAATACCTACTACAGTCTCTGCTACAGGGAAGTGGAGGATACCAAATTCAGACTCGGTCAAAGACAATGACTTTTTGGCTGTGACCAATATCACCTTGGGTTACACTTTTAGCCCGAATGATTGGGCTACCAAAGTATTTAATAGACTCAGGGTTTACTCCAGTGTTCAAAACCCCTTCTTCATCTATAAGGAATTTGAATTAGGTCATCCGGAAACTGCAAGAGTAGGGGATAATACATTAGTGCGAAATGTATTTCAAGGGAGTTTCCCCATCGCGAGAACATATACGCTAGGTCTGAATGTGACATTTAACTAA